The following proteins are encoded in a genomic region of Myxococcaceae bacterium JPH2:
- a CDS encoding DUF58 domain-containing protein, whose protein sequence is MSLLDAQTLSRLQGVKLRARAVMEGVLSGLHKSPHQGQSVEFAEHKEYAPGDELRHLDWKAYGKFDKYYVKRFEHETNLRAVMVVDASASMGYRSGAMSKLEVATTLAGALSYLLVRQQDAAGLALMVGGAFRDVPPRASAGHLNVLLDALEHASAEGPTDLGSAADHLAEVLPRRSTVIVLSDLLDERQEALKRVLALRQRKNDVAVFHLVDPAELTFPFDDPTLFLDMEGEGRIEVNPREIKQSYLEEFGAFLADVKARCAEADVDYELVRTDERLDDVLLRFLSRRGRRR, encoded by the coding sequence ATGTCGCTGCTCGACGCCCAGACGCTGTCCCGGTTGCAGGGGGTGAAGCTGCGCGCCCGCGCGGTGATGGAGGGCGTGCTGTCCGGCCTCCACAAGAGCCCGCACCAGGGCCAGAGCGTGGAGTTCGCCGAGCACAAGGAATACGCGCCAGGCGACGAGCTGCGCCACCTCGACTGGAAGGCGTACGGCAAGTTCGACAAGTACTACGTCAAGCGCTTCGAGCACGAGACGAACCTGCGCGCGGTGATGGTGGTGGATGCGTCCGCGTCCATGGGCTACCGCAGCGGGGCGATGTCCAAGCTGGAGGTGGCCACCACGCTGGCTGGCGCGCTGAGCTATCTGCTCGTGCGGCAGCAGGACGCGGCCGGGCTCGCGCTGATGGTGGGCGGTGCCTTCCGAGACGTGCCGCCGCGCGCGTCCGCGGGACACCTCAACGTGCTGCTGGACGCGCTGGAGCACGCGAGCGCCGAGGGCCCCACGGACCTGGGCAGCGCGGCGGATCACCTGGCGGAAGTGCTCCCGCGCCGGTCCACCGTCATCGTGCTGTCGGACCTGCTGGATGAGCGGCAGGAGGCCCTGAAGCGCGTGCTCGCGCTGCGCCAGCGCAAGAACGACGTGGCGGTGTTCCACCTGGTGGATCCCGCGGAGCTGACGTTCCCCTTCGATGACCCCACCCTCTTCCTGGACATGGAAGGCGAGGGGCGCATCGAGGTGAACCCGCGCGAAATCAAGCAGAGCTACCTGGAGGAGTTCGGCGCGTTCCTCGCGGACGTGAAGGCCCGCTGCGCCGAGGCCGACGTGGACTACGAGCTGGTGCGCACCGACGAGCGGCTGGACGACGTGCTGCTGCGCTTCCTCTCGCGACGCGGGAGGCGCCGGTGA
- a CDS encoding BatA domain-containing protein has translation MTFGNPWFLLGALGAFIPLLVHLFDRRRPRPHPFGPMAFVLRSQKRTASRLKLKRLLLYALRTLILLAIPLALAKPEWRNDAQAATVTHGPAATAIILDASLSMRWSDGTPLFEQARDEARDALKDLLPEEPATVLVCTDTPAPPPTPGFDRARLRALVDEARPTYAGADLSRCLELAARTLEESPLAGKRLVVVSDMTATAFRLESPPPTVKGPTGTPVKPEVVLRDVARSRESLDNHALVDLKVEPALQAGPRAFQFTFTVRNFGAKPVKDLEALVRVGETTLAKGFVDVPAGGTTQKALTVRFPQGGTVAGTVTLAPDALGEDDRRAFVLPVPRALKALVVNGAPHATRYRDEAFFVDAALTSPGSPVEAVVRDAEVGLREDFSAYDLVLLLNVAAPTEDEAQKLTAFVQAGGGLFISMGDRVDPEAYNQRLGTLLPRALRLVRTSAERESPDADTKATRLAQVKQEHPLFAPFTGSAEEGLVGARFYRYMLLEADNPAAAGGSQVLATYEDGAPAVAVARKGKGRVALFTSTVDRDWSDFSIRTSFLPLMQRFAAYLTGSLDEHEAVHARVGESVTLRPDGAQKLTAVRAPDGSELPLKAQPDSSFVAGPVREPGVYRVLGAEGKPVPALDFAATLDPAESDLTRVPAETLTAYFGEDTVKASTGDTNKPAVPLWTWLILTACLAFFLEGTLLRK, from the coding sequence GTGACGTTCGGCAACCCGTGGTTCCTGCTCGGCGCGCTGGGCGCGTTCATCCCGCTGCTGGTCCACCTGTTCGACCGCCGCCGTCCCCGGCCGCATCCCTTCGGACCGATGGCCTTCGTGCTGCGCAGCCAGAAGCGCACCGCCAGCCGACTGAAGCTCAAGCGCCTGCTCCTGTACGCGCTGCGCACGCTCATCCTGTTGGCGATTCCCCTCGCGCTGGCGAAGCCGGAGTGGCGCAACGACGCGCAGGCCGCCACGGTGACGCATGGCCCGGCGGCCACCGCCATCATCCTGGACGCCTCGCTGTCCATGCGCTGGTCCGACGGCACCCCGCTCTTCGAGCAGGCCCGCGACGAGGCCCGCGACGCGCTGAAGGACCTGCTGCCCGAGGAGCCCGCCACGGTGCTCGTGTGCACGGACACGCCGGCGCCTCCGCCGACGCCGGGGTTCGACCGGGCTCGGCTGCGCGCGCTGGTGGACGAGGCTCGGCCCACCTACGCCGGAGCGGACCTGTCGCGGTGCTTGGAGCTGGCGGCTCGGACGCTGGAGGAGAGCCCGCTGGCGGGCAAGCGGCTCGTGGTCGTCTCGGACATGACGGCCACCGCCTTCCGTCTGGAGTCTCCGCCGCCCACGGTGAAGGGCCCCACGGGCACGCCCGTGAAGCCCGAGGTGGTGCTGCGCGACGTGGCCCGCTCACGCGAGTCGCTCGACAACCACGCGCTGGTGGACCTGAAGGTGGAGCCCGCGCTGCAAGCCGGCCCTCGCGCGTTCCAGTTCACCTTCACGGTGCGGAACTTCGGCGCGAAGCCAGTGAAGGACCTGGAGGCGCTCGTGCGCGTGGGCGAGACGACGCTCGCCAAGGGCTTCGTGGACGTGCCCGCGGGCGGCACCACGCAGAAGGCGCTGACGGTGCGCTTCCCCCAGGGCGGCACGGTGGCGGGCACGGTGACGCTGGCTCCGGACGCGCTCGGCGAGGATGACCGGCGCGCCTTCGTCCTGCCCGTGCCGCGCGCGCTCAAGGCCCTGGTCGTCAACGGCGCGCCCCACGCCACGCGCTACCGGGACGAGGCCTTCTTCGTGGACGCGGCCCTCACCTCGCCGGGCTCGCCCGTGGAGGCGGTGGTGCGCGACGCGGAGGTGGGGCTGCGCGAGGACTTCTCCGCCTATGACCTGGTGCTGCTGCTCAACGTGGCGGCGCCCACGGAGGACGAGGCGCAGAAGCTGACCGCGTTCGTCCAGGCGGGCGGCGGCCTCTTCATCAGCATGGGCGACCGGGTGGATCCGGAGGCCTACAATCAACGCTTGGGCACGCTGCTGCCCCGCGCGCTGCGGCTCGTGCGCACCAGCGCCGAGCGCGAGTCCCCCGACGCGGACACCAAGGCGACGCGGCTGGCGCAGGTGAAGCAGGAGCATCCCCTCTTCGCGCCCTTCACGGGCTCGGCGGAGGAGGGGCTCGTGGGCGCGCGCTTCTACCGGTACATGCTGCTGGAGGCGGACAACCCGGCGGCGGCGGGTGGCAGCCAGGTGCTGGCCACCTACGAGGACGGCGCCCCGGCCGTGGCGGTGGCGCGCAAGGGCAAGGGGCGCGTGGCGCTGTTCACCAGCACGGTGGATCGCGACTGGAGCGACTTCTCCATCCGCACCAGCTTCCTGCCGCTGATGCAGCGCTTCGCCGCGTACCTCACGGGCTCGCTGGATGAGCACGAGGCCGTGCACGCGCGCGTGGGAGAGAGCGTGACGCTGCGCCCCGACGGCGCGCAGAAGCTCACCGCGGTGCGCGCGCCGGACGGGAGCGAGCTGCCCTTGAAGGCGCAGCCGGACAGCTCGTTCGTCGCGGGGCCCGTGCGCGAGCCGGGCGTGTATCGGGTGCTCGGCGCGGAGGGCAAGCCGGTGCCCGCGCTGGACTTCGCGGCCACGCTGGACCCCGCCGAGAGCGACCTCACGCGCGTGCCCGCCGAGACGCTCACCGCGTACTTCGGAGAGGACACCGTGAAGGCCTCCACCGGGGACACCAACAAGCCCGCGGTGCCGCTGTGGACGTGGCTCATCCTCACCGCGTGCCTCGCCTTCTTCCTGGAGGGCACCCTGCTGCGCAAGTAG
- the nagZ gene encoding beta-N-acetylhexosaminidase has protein sequence MVGFPGTHVDADLAALMDDGISGAILFKRNVGSASETAALCQALKTRAGRPFILSVDQEGGRVARLRGAPFTALPPMRELGQRGDEALAERVGRLLAHELRALGFDWDFAPVLDVDTNPANPVIGDRSFGREPEVVARLGVALARGLEAGGVASCGKHFPGHGDTTTDSHLTLPRLAHDLERLRRVELVPFQAFARAGLASLMTAHVLFDALEPGVPATMSTRVLEGLLRRELGFDGVLVSDDLEMKAIADHYSVEEATVQGTLAGVDLFLVCHKADVQRRAIEALVKAVESGRVPRSRIAEAHRRLDALVARFVRPAEDRLSQLGSAEHRALAEGLASAVTGRDPTEVMLATR, from the coding sequence ATGGTGGGCTTCCCTGGCACCCACGTCGACGCCGACCTGGCGGCGCTGATGGACGACGGCATCTCCGGCGCCATCCTCTTCAAGCGCAACGTGGGCTCCGCGAGCGAGACCGCCGCGCTGTGCCAGGCGCTCAAGACGCGCGCGGGCCGCCCCTTCATCCTCTCGGTGGACCAGGAGGGAGGCCGCGTGGCCCGGCTGCGCGGCGCGCCCTTCACCGCGCTGCCGCCCATGCGCGAGCTGGGACAGCGCGGCGACGAGGCCCTGGCGGAGCGCGTGGGCCGGCTGCTCGCGCACGAGCTGCGCGCGCTGGGCTTCGACTGGGACTTCGCGCCCGTGCTCGACGTGGACACCAACCCGGCCAACCCCGTCATCGGAGACCGCAGCTTCGGGCGCGAGCCGGAGGTGGTGGCGCGCCTGGGCGTGGCGCTCGCGCGCGGACTGGAAGCGGGCGGCGTCGCGTCGTGCGGCAAGCACTTCCCCGGACATGGCGACACCACCACGGACAGCCACCTCACCCTGCCCCGCCTGGCGCATGACCTGGAGCGGCTGCGGCGCGTGGAGCTGGTGCCCTTCCAGGCCTTCGCTCGGGCAGGGCTCGCCTCGCTGATGACGGCGCACGTGCTCTTCGACGCGCTGGAACCCGGCGTGCCCGCCACCATGAGCACGCGCGTGCTGGAGGGGTTGCTGCGGCGCGAGCTGGGCTTCGACGGCGTGCTCGTCAGCGATGACCTGGAGATGAAGGCCATCGCGGACCACTACTCCGTGGAGGAGGCCACGGTGCAGGGCACGCTCGCGGGCGTGGACCTGTTCCTCGTGTGCCACAAGGCCGACGTGCAGCGGCGGGCCATCGAGGCGCTCGTGAAGGCGGTGGAGTCTGGCCGCGTGCCGCGCTCGCGCATCGCCGAGGCGCATCGTCGGCTCGACGCGCTCGTCGCGCGCTTCGTGCGGCCCGCGGAGGACCGGCTCTCCCAGCTGGGCAGTGCGGAGCACCGCGCGCTCGCCGAGGGACTCGCCAGCGCCGTCACGGGACGCGACCCCACCGAGGTGATGCTGGCCACTCGGTGA
- the bcp gene encoding thioredoxin-dependent thiol peroxidase, which yields MPMPQAGEQAPGFELSDQSGNAVSLARLRGKHVVLYFYPKDNTPGCTTEACDFQSEHAALQKAGAVVLGVSPDDAKSHQKFAAKFHLAFPLLVDPGHAVSEAYGVWGEKSLYGRKFLGITRATFLIGPDGKVQHVWPKVKVNGHVAEVLATLKGGASAGAKPAPAPKKTPEKAPAAKKAPAAKKAPAAKKAPAAKKPAAKKKPAGR from the coding sequence ATGCCCATGCCCCAAGCAGGTGAGCAGGCCCCCGGCTTCGAGCTGTCCGACCAGAGCGGCAATGCCGTGTCGCTGGCCCGGCTCCGAGGCAAGCACGTCGTCCTCTACTTCTATCCGAAGGACAACACGCCCGGCTGTACGACGGAGGCGTGTGACTTCCAGAGCGAGCACGCCGCGCTCCAGAAGGCGGGCGCGGTGGTGCTCGGCGTGTCGCCGGACGACGCGAAGAGCCACCAGAAGTTCGCCGCCAAGTTCCACCTCGCCTTCCCGCTGCTGGTGGACCCAGGCCACGCGGTGTCCGAGGCGTACGGCGTGTGGGGCGAGAAGTCCCTCTACGGCCGCAAGTTCCTGGGCATCACCCGCGCCACCTTCCTCATCGGCCCGGACGGCAAGGTCCAGCACGTGTGGCCCAAGGTGAAGGTGAACGGCCACGTGGCGGAGGTGCTGGCCACGCTCAAGGGCGGCGCGTCCGCCGGGGCGAAGCCCGCGCCTGCCCCCAAGAAGACTCCGGAGAAGGCTCCGGCGGCGAAGAAGGCCCCGGCCGCGAAGAAGGCGCCCGCGGCGAAGAAGGCCCCGGCCGCGAAGAAGCCGGCCGCGAAGAAGAAGCCCGCGGGCCGCTGA
- a CDS encoding response regulator, which yields MAPRILVVDDNQELLSLLTQLFEDAGYEVVGASRGKQGIEAARAQPPGCAVLDILLPDMMGYHLADALRKDNPQLPLLFITGVFKGGKHALEARQKYAAAGYFEKPFEAQKLLEAVARVLPAEKKAPAGNSLQDAFEVELDIDVEEEGPQDVMELTGRIKVTGGGNITAEIRGANLTASPMQKVSATQVRPPTPGRPPDPLPVGSGSPGSRRGELRDNLPSLLTAFYLSRETGELGIQRGKVKKVVYFEKGTPVFALSNLLADRFGQFLVRVGKIKPEQLQDASAVAAQSNRRTGDVLVERGLLKDTERLYYVGQQVKAIIYSLFSWEDGTYVMSFKEKASSESIKLDVHPGNLIVRGIKKLYKPERLRRLLQPEDRLIPAVAPSYQFNEVELERWEAELLPKIDGNRTVAELLAYANRPDHVVYGFLVAMMSLGILDKRG from the coding sequence ATGGCCCCCCGAATCCTTGTCGTGGACGACAACCAGGAGCTCCTCTCCCTCCTCACGCAGTTGTTCGAGGATGCGGGGTACGAGGTGGTGGGGGCCAGCCGAGGCAAGCAGGGCATCGAGGCCGCCCGCGCCCAGCCTCCAGGCTGCGCGGTGCTGGATATCCTCTTGCCCGACATGATGGGGTACCACCTCGCGGACGCGCTCCGGAAGGACAACCCCCAGCTCCCGCTGCTCTTCATCACCGGCGTCTTCAAGGGCGGCAAGCACGCCCTGGAGGCGCGGCAGAAGTACGCGGCGGCCGGCTACTTCGAGAAGCCCTTCGAGGCGCAGAAGCTCCTGGAGGCCGTGGCGCGGGTGCTCCCCGCGGAGAAGAAGGCCCCCGCGGGCAACTCGCTCCAGGACGCCTTCGAGGTCGAGCTGGACATCGACGTGGAGGAGGAGGGCCCGCAGGACGTCATGGAGCTGACGGGCCGCATCAAGGTGACGGGCGGCGGCAACATCACCGCGGAGATTCGCGGCGCCAACCTCACCGCCAGCCCCATGCAGAAGGTCTCGGCCACCCAGGTGCGTCCGCCCACGCCGGGCCGGCCGCCGGATCCGCTGCCCGTGGGCTCCGGGTCTCCGGGCAGCCGCCGTGGCGAGCTGCGCGACAACCTTCCCTCGCTGCTCACCGCCTTCTACCTGTCCCGCGAGACGGGCGAGCTGGGCATCCAGCGCGGCAAGGTGAAGAAGGTCGTCTATTTCGAGAAGGGCACGCCAGTGTTCGCCCTCTCCAACCTGCTCGCGGACCGCTTCGGCCAGTTCCTGGTGCGCGTGGGGAAGATAAAGCCCGAGCAGCTCCAGGACGCCTCCGCCGTGGCGGCGCAGAGCAACCGGCGCACCGGCGACGTGCTCGTGGAGCGCGGCCTGCTGAAGGACACCGAGCGGCTCTACTACGTGGGCCAGCAGGTGAAGGCCATCATCTACTCGCTGTTCTCCTGGGAGGACGGCACCTACGTGATGAGCTTCAAGGAGAAGGCCTCCTCGGAGTCCATCAAGCTGGACGTGCACCCGGGCAACCTCATCGTTCGCGGCATCAAGAAGCTCTACAAGCCCGAGCGCCTGCGCCGTCTGCTCCAGCCCGAGGACCGGCTCATCCCCGCCGTCGCCCCCTCGTACCAGTTCAACGAGGTGGAGCTGGAGCGGTGGGAGGCGGAGCTGCTGCCGAAGATTGACGGCAACCGCACCGTGGCGGAGCTGCTCGCGTACGCGAACCGGCCGGACCACGTCGTCTACGGCTTCCTCGTGGCGATGATGTCGCTGGGCATCCTGGACAAGCGCGGCTGA
- a CDS encoding methyltransferase domain-containing protein — protein MRLGIKADNLLERVADFLNLAPQPLAHAFFGMMASRTLMAGARLGIYAALADGPATPDALATRLKLSTEGTRALLDALVACEVVERVRGRYKLAPRASRWLDPRSPQSITAFLEFNYAQWDWWGQLEDVVRRGQSVNIHDFAPDDPRWRDYIHAMYQLARLAAPEVVSAIPLPRGARHVLDLGGAHGWFAAELCRKHKGLKATVVDLEGSARVGRDIIANAGLAHLVSHREGNLLTHDLGGPHDGVLLFQVVHHLTPEQNVALLRRIRTALSPKGTLAVLEYLREDAETPQGSAPLIGLHYCLTSGAAAYTPAEVEGFLDDAGFDIHQSRPIRHLPLQTLLIARPA, from the coding sequence ATGCGGCTGGGCATCAAGGCGGACAACCTGCTGGAGCGCGTGGCGGACTTCCTCAACCTCGCCCCCCAGCCCCTGGCCCATGCCTTCTTCGGGATGATGGCCTCGCGCACGCTGATGGCGGGCGCGCGGCTGGGCATCTACGCGGCGCTGGCGGACGGCCCGGCCACGCCGGATGCGCTGGCCACCCGACTGAAGCTCTCCACCGAGGGCACCCGCGCCCTGCTCGATGCGCTGGTCGCGTGCGAGGTGGTGGAGCGCGTGCGCGGTCGCTACAAGCTGGCGCCGCGCGCGAGCCGCTGGTTGGATCCGCGCTCGCCGCAGTCCATCACCGCCTTCCTCGAGTTCAACTACGCCCAGTGGGACTGGTGGGGTCAGCTCGAGGACGTGGTGCGGCGCGGCCAGTCGGTCAACATCCACGACTTCGCGCCAGATGACCCGCGCTGGCGCGACTACATCCACGCGATGTACCAGCTCGCGCGGCTGGCGGCCCCGGAGGTCGTCTCGGCCATTCCGCTGCCGCGCGGCGCGCGCCACGTGCTGGACCTGGGCGGCGCGCATGGCTGGTTCGCCGCCGAGCTGTGCCGCAAGCACAAAGGCCTGAAGGCCACCGTGGTGGACCTGGAGGGCAGCGCGCGCGTGGGGCGGGACATCATCGCCAACGCGGGGCTGGCCCACCTCGTCTCTCACCGCGAGGGCAACCTGCTCACCCACGACCTGGGCGGTCCGCATGACGGCGTGCTGCTGTTCCAGGTGGTGCACCACCTGACGCCCGAGCAGAACGTGGCCCTGCTGCGGCGGATCCGCACCGCGCTCTCACCCAAGGGGACGCTGGCGGTGCTGGAGTACCTGCGCGAGGACGCGGAGACGCCGCAGGGCTCCGCGCCCCTCATCGGCCTGCACTACTGCCTGACCTCGGGCGCGGCGGCCTACACCCCCGCCGAGGTGGAAGGCTTCTTGGACGACGCGGGTTTCGACATCCACCAGAGTCGGCCCATCCGCCACCTGCCCCTCCAGACGCTCCTCATCGCCCGTCCGGCCTGA
- a CDS encoding UbiA family prenyltransferase: MLPEAPLPPSEAVPLAVDLDGTLVLTDTLHENLLVLFKRAPWLLLLAPLWMLRGKAFFKAEVARRAALDAAVLPYHEPLLAFLQEERAHGRRLVLATAADRRIADAVAAHLGLFDEVHASDGQVNLSGERKLARLKEAVGTFDYAGNDAVDLPLWRESRQVVVANASTNVLRRARELGRPVHRVFERPATRARTWVKALRVHQWAKNALVFVPLLAAHKAQHPRMVLESVLAFFAFSLCASSVYVLNDLLDLESDRRHPTKKARPFAAGTLSVRAGAMMAPVLLAAGAALALALLPPAFAALLGVYYGLTLAYSVRLKQVVMLDVLVLAGLYTVRIFGGSLAVGVPTSSWLLMFSTFLFLSLALVKRLSEVRRLRLANESAAHGRGYLAQDYEQLASLGAAAGQVSVLVLALYITSKEVTALYTHPERLWLLCPVMLYWVGRVWVLAHRGQVNEDPLLFALRDKVSYAVGVVAALVLWAAT, translated from the coding sequence ATGCTGCCCGAGGCCCCCCTTCCCCCATCCGAGGCCGTGCCGCTCGCCGTCGACCTGGACGGCACGCTGGTGCTCACGGACACGCTCCACGAGAACCTGCTGGTGCTGTTCAAGCGGGCGCCCTGGCTGCTGCTGCTCGCGCCGCTCTGGATGCTCCGGGGCAAGGCCTTCTTCAAGGCCGAGGTCGCTCGCCGGGCCGCGCTGGACGCCGCCGTGCTGCCGTACCACGAGCCCCTGCTGGCCTTCCTCCAGGAGGAGCGGGCGCACGGCCGGCGGCTCGTGCTGGCCACGGCGGCGGACCGTCGCATCGCCGACGCGGTGGCCGCGCACCTGGGCCTCTTCGACGAGGTGCACGCCAGCGACGGGCAAGTGAACCTGTCCGGTGAGCGCAAGCTGGCCCGGCTGAAGGAAGCGGTGGGCACGTTCGACTACGCGGGCAACGACGCGGTGGACCTGCCGCTGTGGCGCGAGTCCCGGCAGGTGGTGGTGGCGAACGCCTCCACGAATGTGCTGCGGCGCGCGCGGGAGTTGGGCCGCCCCGTGCACCGCGTCTTCGAGCGCCCCGCCACCCGCGCGCGCACCTGGGTGAAGGCGCTGCGCGTGCACCAGTGGGCGAAGAACGCGCTCGTGTTCGTCCCGCTCCTGGCCGCGCACAAGGCCCAGCACCCGCGCATGGTCCTGGAGTCGGTGCTGGCGTTCTTCGCCTTCAGCCTGTGCGCCTCCAGCGTGTACGTGCTCAATGACTTGCTGGACCTGGAGTCGGACCGACGACATCCGACCAAGAAGGCGCGGCCATTCGCGGCCGGCACGCTGTCCGTTCGCGCCGGGGCGATGATGGCGCCGGTGCTGCTCGCGGCGGGCGCGGCCCTGGCATTGGCGCTGCTGCCTCCCGCGTTCGCGGCGCTCCTGGGCGTGTACTACGGCCTGACGCTCGCGTACTCGGTGCGGCTCAAGCAGGTGGTGATGCTGGACGTGCTGGTGCTCGCGGGGCTCTACACGGTGCGCATCTTCGGCGGCTCGCTGGCGGTGGGCGTGCCCACGTCGAGCTGGCTGCTCATGTTCAGCACCTTCCTCTTCCTGTCGCTCGCGCTGGTGAAGCGGCTGAGCGAGGTGCGGCGGCTGCGGCTGGCCAACGAGTCCGCGGCGCACGGGCGCGGCTATCTGGCGCAGGACTACGAGCAGCTCGCGAGCCTGGGCGCGGCGGCGGGACAGGTGTCCGTGCTGGTGCTCGCGCTCTACATCACCAGCAAGGAAGTCACCGCGCTGTACACCCACCCCGAGCGCCTGTGGCTGCTCTGCCCGGTGATGCTGTACTGGGTGGGCCGGGTGTGGGTGCTCGCGCATCGCGGACAGGTGAACGAGGACCCGCTCCTCTTCGCCCTGCGCGACAAGGTGAGCTACGCCGTCGGAGTCGTCGCCGCGCTGGTGCTGTGGGCCGCCACATGA
- a CDS encoding FAD-binding oxidoreductase, whose protein sequence is MKSPQSWGRFPRVAQETRALTWGSGALPSAPGPLLPHGLGRSYGDSCLNADGTLLLTSALDRLIDFDPATGVLRCEAGVTLDTVLRLVAPRGWFLPVTPGTKYVTVGGAIANDVHGKNHHRGGTFGRYVRSFELLRSDGTRRVCAPDAHPDWYGATIGGLGLTGLITWAEVQLVPIRNPYILQETVPCENLDAFLDVARASEADYEFTMAWVDCLARGRKLGRGLLFRGNFAPPQFDGLPLAKSHLSHGSGLAVPVDMPAFCLNRLSVSAFNWLYYRRQRGRPRQRLTHYDPFFYPLDAIYGWNRIYGARGFLQFQCVVPYSTARDALREILERSSRGGVPSFLSVLKTFGDIPSPGWLSFPRQGVTLAMDFANRGEKTWRLVEDLDRLTREAGGAVYPAKDARMSPESFAAYFPRREQFLPYIDPAFSSSFWRRVNPPATPSLPMLEGRADGATPPVSLLAIR, encoded by the coding sequence ATGAAGTCACCGCAGTCCTGGGGGAGATTCCCCCGAGTCGCGCAAGAGACCCGTGCCCTCACGTGGGGCTCGGGCGCGCTGCCGTCCGCGCCGGGGCCGCTGCTGCCGCACGGGCTGGGCCGCAGCTACGGGGACTCGTGCCTCAACGCGGACGGCACGCTGCTGCTCACCTCCGCGCTGGACCGCCTCATCGACTTCGACCCGGCCACGGGCGTGCTGCGCTGCGAGGCGGGCGTCACGTTGGACACGGTGCTGCGGCTGGTGGCGCCGCGCGGCTGGTTCCTCCCGGTGACGCCGGGCACCAAGTACGTGACGGTGGGCGGGGCCATCGCCAACGACGTACATGGCAAGAACCACCATCGCGGCGGCACCTTCGGGCGGTACGTGCGGAGCTTCGAGCTCCTGCGTTCGGATGGCACCCGCCGCGTCTGCGCACCGGACGCGCATCCAGATTGGTACGGCGCCACCATCGGCGGGCTGGGGCTCACGGGCCTCATCACCTGGGCCGAGGTGCAGCTCGTGCCCATCCGGAACCCGTACATCCTCCAGGAGACGGTGCCCTGCGAGAACCTGGACGCGTTCCTCGACGTGGCCCGGGCCTCGGAAGCGGACTACGAGTTCACCATGGCGTGGGTGGACTGCCTGGCCCGAGGCCGCAAGCTGGGCCGGGGCCTCTTGTTCCGAGGCAACTTCGCGCCGCCGCAGTTCGACGGGCTGCCGCTCGCCAAGAGCCACCTGTCGCACGGCTCGGGGCTCGCGGTACCGGTGGACATGCCGGCGTTCTGCCTCAACCGGTTGTCCGTGTCCGCGTTCAACTGGCTCTACTACCGCCGCCAGCGCGGCCGTCCTCGGCAGCGGCTCACGCACTACGACCCGTTCTTCTATCCGCTGGATGCCATCTACGGCTGGAACCGCATCTACGGCGCGCGGGGCTTCCTCCAGTTCCAGTGCGTGGTGCCCTACTCCACCGCGCGCGACGCCTTGAGAGAGATTCTCGAGCGCAGCTCGCGCGGCGGCGTGCCCAGCTTCCTGTCCGTGCTCAAGACGTTCGGAGACATTCCGTCCCCGGGCTGGCTGTCCTTCCCTCGCCAGGGCGTGACGCTGGCCATGGACTTCGCCAACCGCGGCGAGAAGACGTGGCGGCTGGTGGAGGACCTGGACCGACTGACGCGCGAGGCGGGCGGCGCGGTGTATCCCGCGAAGGACGCGCGCATGAGCCCGGAGAGCTTCGCGGCGTACTTCCCTCGGCGCGAGCAGTTCCTGCCGTACATCGACCCTGCGTTCTCATCCTCCTTCTGGCGGCGGGTGAATCCTCCCGCCACGCCCTCCCTGCCCATGCTGGAAGGCAGGGCCGACGGCGCCACGCCGCCCGTGTCGCTGCTGGCCATCCGCTGA
- a CDS encoding SDR family oxidoreductase translates to MKKVLILGATSAIAQATVRLLAARGASLYLVGRNAQNLEAVAKDAATRGAAKVESRALDLDDCGAHEALVEQAMQALGGLDGAVIAHGVLGDQDASQRSWAAAEAVLRTNFLSAASLLTSLANRFEAQKAGTLVVISSVAGDRGRQSNYVYGASKGALSVFLQGLRNRLAKSNVAVVTVKPGFVDTPMTAHVPKNKLFASPEKVARGLLAAADGRKNEVYVPGFWALIMLIIRSIPEPIFKRLKL, encoded by the coding sequence ATGAAGAAAGTCCTCATCCTCGGCGCCACGAGCGCCATCGCCCAGGCCACGGTGCGGCTGCTCGCCGCGCGCGGAGCCTCGCTGTACCTGGTGGGCCGCAACGCCCAGAACCTGGAGGCCGTGGCGAAGGATGCGGCCACGCGCGGCGCGGCGAAGGTCGAGTCGCGGGCCTTGGACCTCGACGACTGTGGCGCGCACGAGGCGCTGGTGGAGCAGGCCATGCAGGCGTTGGGTGGACTCGACGGCGCGGTGATTGCGCACGGCGTGCTGGGGGACCAGGACGCGAGCCAGCGTTCGTGGGCGGCGGCCGAGGCCGTCCTGCGCACGAACTTCCTGAGCGCCGCGTCGCTGCTGACGTCACTGGCCAACCGCTTCGAGGCGCAGAAGGCCGGCACGCTGGTGGTGATTTCGTCGGTGGCGGGAGACCGCGGGCGGCAGAGCAACTACGTGTACGGCGCGTCGAAGGGCGCCCTGAGCGTGTTCCTCCAGGGCCTGCGCAATCGACTGGCGAAGTCCAACGTGGCGGTGGTGACGGTGAAGCCTGGCTTCGTGGACACGCCGATGACGGCGCACGTCCCGAAGAACAAGCTGTTCGCCTCGCCGGAGAAGGTGGCGCGCGGGCTGCTCGCCGCGGCGGATGGGCGCAAGAACGAGGTCTACGTCCCCGGCTTCTGGGCGCTCATCATGCTCATCATCCGCTCCATCCCCGAGCCCATCTTCAAGCGGCTGAAACTGTAG